The DNA segment CAGTAACTCTGGGGAGCCTATTTTCGTAACTGAACTGGGCTTTCCTGCAGATTCCTAGGTGAGATAGTCGTTTCAGAACTAGGAGTCAAAAGGAAAAGTCCGCTAGGCTTTTCAATGAACTGCAGTTTTTTCATAAAGAACGCTGTCGTTATGGCAGTATTATGTGTGTAAACTCATGTGACTCGTGAGAAAAAGAGAGGGAGAGTTCCCATGCCTACGCTGACTCCAGCAGACGTCCACAATGTCGGGTTTAGTCGTCCGCCCATCGGCAAGCGCGGCTACAACGAGGAGGAAGTCGATCAGTTCCTCGACCTTATCGAGGTTGAACTGAGCCGGCTCATCGAAGAGAACTCGGACCTGCAGCAGCGCGTTTCTGAACTGACCACCGAGCTTGATGAGGCGCAGAATTCCGTCGCAGCCGCACAGCAGGAAGTTGATGCTGCCCGTAGTGACGCAGAGGCCGCTCGCGCTGCCGCTGCTAAGGCCTCCGTGGCTGCTTCCCCTGCCGCCCCTGCTCCCGCCCCTGCCGCCTCCTCCACGCCGGGTGACGTGGAAACCAACCTCAAGGCCGCCCATATCCTCGGTATGGCCCAGGAAATGGCAGACCGTCTTACTGGCGATGCCCACCGCGAAGCCGACGAGATGCTCTCCTCCGCACGTTCCGAAGCGGATCGTATGGTCACGGAGGCCAACGACACCGCTGACCGCCGGATGAACGAGACCGAAGCTGCCATTGCCCACATGGAGGCCGAGGCCGAACGCAAGCACACCGAAGTGATGGCCACCATCAACCAGCAGCGCTCTGTCTTGGAAGGTCGTATTGACCAGCTGCGTACCTTCGAACGCCAGTACCGCGCCCGCCTGCAGGACCTCCTCGAAGGCCAGCTGGCAGATCTGCGCGGATCCAACATTGGAGACAGCTTCTCCAACAACTAAATTTTCTCTCACTTCGAGAAACCGAGTCACACATTGGGTGACAGCAGGGCGGCAGAAGCACCGCCCTGCTGTTGCTGCATTTCTGAACCCCGCCTCCTATGGCGGGGTTCGCTGCTAGGGAGAACCCGCCTACTTCCTCCATTTAGCCGCCCCACATATAACTGCCTGGGGTATGATCGAGATGTCGACACGTCGGTCACATCCCAAGGAATGCCATGCTCATCCTCGCTCTCGTTTGCACCGTCATTGGACTCGCGCTACTGGTAGCTGCTCTTACTACCGGTATTCTCCCCCTCGCCTGGGCCTGTATCGGTGTCTGTATTCTTGGCTTCATCTTCCTTATTGTGGACATCGTGAAGAATCGGAAGAAGAAGGCAGACGACGAAGCCGCGGTGCTCGTCGATGGAGTACCAGCAGTTGAACATGCTGTCGAAACAGATGTACCTGCCCCCGATGTCGTTGAGGTCCCTACAGATAGATAGGTGTTAGTCGTACGGCCTATAGCCTTTTCGCAACCCCGCACGCATTGTGCGGGGTTTTGTGTGT comes from the Lawsonella clevelandensis genome and includes:
- a CDS encoding DivIVA domain-containing protein, with the translated sequence MPTLTPADVHNVGFSRPPIGKRGYNEEEVDQFLDLIEVELSRLIEENSDLQQRVSELTTELDEAQNSVAAAQQEVDAARSDAEAARAAAAKASVAASPAAPAPAPAASSTPGDVETNLKAAHILGMAQEMADRLTGDAHREADEMLSSARSEADRMVTEANDTADRRMNETEAAIAHMEAEAERKHTEVMATINQQRSVLEGRIDQLRTFERQYRARLQDLLEGQLADLRGSNIGDSFSNN